A window of Syntrophaceae bacterium genomic DNA:
CCGGAGCGTCGTCAAAACCTTCATGAACAGCGGGCTGGATCTCTACATGCTGGACTGGGGCTACCCGACCCGCAAGGATCGATATCTGACCATCGACGATCACGTCAACGGCTACATCGACGGAGCCGTCGACTTCATCCGGGAGCGGACCGGAACGGAGAAGATCAACCTGATGGGGATCTGCATGGGCGGGACGTTCTGCGTCATCTACTCGGCCCTGCACCCCGAGAAGATCCGGAACCTCGTTACCACCGTCACCCCCTCCAGCTTCGACACCAGCAAAGGGCTGCTCCACGTCTGGATGCGGGCCATCGATGTGGACAAGCTCGTGGACACGTTCGGCAACCTGCCCGGCGACGTCATGAACATGGGGTTCCTGCTCCTGAACCCGGCCCGGCTGATGATCGACAAGTACATCGGCTTCTTCGAGAACATGGACAACAGGGCCTTCGTGGAGAATTTCGTCCGCATGGAGAAATGGATCTTCGACAGCCCCGATGTTCCCGGGGAGACCTTCCGCCAGTTCATCAAGGATTTCTATCACGGGAACCTGCTTATCCAGAGCAAGCTGATGGTGGGCGGAAAGCGGGTGGACCTGAAGCGGATCACCATGCCGCTCCTGAATTTCTACGGCCAGTACGACCACCTGGTTCCACCGGAGGCCTGTGACAAGCTGACAAAGGCGGTGGGCAGCAAGGATACGGAGGACATCTGTCTGGACACGGGGCACATCGGGATCTATGTCAGCTCCAAGACCCAGCGGGAGTTCGCCCCGAAGATCGTCCGGTGGCTGATGGAGAGGGACGGCGCCCCCGCGGCGAAGAAAAAACCGGCGGCGCGGCTGGCCGAGATGATGGCGGCGGCCAAACCGGCGGCGAAGGAAGCGAAAGGGAAAGGAAAAGCCGGGAAAAAACCGGCGGCGCCGCGGACTCGAGGCGGCAGCGCACCGGCGGACCGGACGACGGGCCGCGAATCCATGGAAGCGAGGTAGAGACGATGGCTGCGAAAAAGGAAGGGAAGGATTTTTTCCAGACGATCAAGAAGGTGAGCCGCGCTTTGGGAACCACCCTGGAGAGAGACAAACTTCTCGACCTGATCGTCCGGAGCGCCATGGAGGCCATGGACGCAAAGGCGGCCGCCCTGTTCCTGGCGGATGAAAAAACGAAGCAGTACGTGGCGGCAGCCCAGAAGGGACTCTCCAGGAAGTACCAGCATGCCGGGCCGGGACACGTGGACCGCGTTCCACAGGAGCTTATGAAGAAAGGCTACCTTCACTACCGGGATGCGGTGAACGATAAGCGGCTGGAAAACCGGGACCTCAAGAAGGCCGAGGGGATCGGTTCCATCCTGACAGTGCCGGTCATGGTGAACGACCGGCCCATCGGCGTCCTTTCTCTCTACACGGCGGATATCCGCGATTTCTCCAAGGAGGAGATCGAATTCCTCACCACCTTGGCCGAGCAGGGGGGAATGGCGGTGGAGCATGCCCGGCTGCTGGAGACCATCCGGGCCAACATCCGCATCTCCCTGGAGCTGCTGTCTGCCATCAACTCGAGCCTCGACATCCGGGTGATCCTCCAGACCATGACGGAGAAGGTGGCCTTGGCCCTCGGCGTAAAGGCCGCCAGCATCCGCCTGCTGAACGACGACAGGACGGAACTGCGCCTTGCCGCCAGCTACGGCCTGAGCGAGAAGTACATCAACAAGGGGCCGATCTACGCGGAGCGGAGCATTGCCGAGGCCCTCTCGGGTGTACCCGTGGTGGTGAAGGATGCCGCCCGGGACAAGGGCGTCCAGTACCGGAAAGAAAAAGTGCAGGAAGGCATCGTGTCGATTCTCTGTGTCCCCATCAAGGCCCGGGAAGACGTCATCGGAGTCCTCCGCCTGTACACGGATGCGCCCCGGGAGTTCTCGGATCTGGAAATCCTGCAGGTGTCCGTCCTGGCCCATCACGGCGGCCTCGCGATCCAGAACGCGAGCCTCTACATGATGCTGCAGAACGACCTGAAGGGGATGAAAGATGACGCGTGGAGTCATCGCTGCTGGTTTTGAGGCTGTTGAAAAAGGGCCGTCTGCGGCGTTGCCCTCATCACGAGCCGCTCAACGTACCCGAAAGTGCGGCTCGCGGCTCTTAATCTCGGGCGCCTTGCATCCCTCGTGGATGGGCATCGCATCCGGGCATTTTGAACGGCCCGGATGATCGCTGTTTGCAGGAACCTTCCCGACGGAAAAACACCGGCTGTTTGGAATGATCGATCGAAAGGAGAAGAGACATGACGGGCATCACCATCGACCGGATGAAGGTCGGAGACGCCGCTGAATTCGCCAAGACCGTTTCGGAGACGGATGTTTACCTGTACGCCGGCATCAGCGGCGATTTCAACCCCGCGCACCTGAATCAGGCCTATGCCGAGAAAACCTTCTTCAAGGGCCGGATCGCCCACGGCATGCTTTCGGCGGGCTTCATCTCCGCCCTCCTGGGAACGCAGCTCCCTGGCCCGGGGACCATCTACCTGCGGCAGGAGCTGAACTTCCTGGCGCCCGTCCGTATGGGCGATACGATTACCGCGCGGGTGGAAGTGGCGGAGCTGATCCCGGAGAAGAACCGGGCCCGCCTGAAGACCACCTGCCGGAACCAGGACGGGATCGTCGTCCTCGACGGGGAAGCGGTCGTCATGCCGCCGAAGGCTCCGAAGTCGTGAACATGGAAAAAATTCTGAACGAATCCGTCGATGCGGCGCCCGGGGAATCCGGGCGCCCCCCGGTTGCCCTCACGGGCCGGGGGGGCGGCTGGAAGGCCCGAACGACCTTTTTGCGGACGCGTCTGTTTTTCTTCCTGATGATTCTCTTCCTGGCGGGCTGCGCGTCCGCGCCGGACCGCCTGGCAATGGATCCGGCGGCCGCCTGGCCAGGACGCTGCGAGACCGTGCGACGGAGCCTGCTGAAGGAACCGTCCGCCGGCGTCGTGGTCACCCCCCGTCCAGATCGTTCCTACTCCATTCCTTACTGGGTGATCGTCGTCGACGGCGTTCCGATCCCCATTCCCCCCGTTCGTTACCGGGACATCCACATCACACCCGCTTCCTTTTCCGGCGGCCTGCCCACGGTCATCCTCGTCGGAGCGGAGCCGCCCACAGCGGTGACGCTGGCCTCCATTTCACCGCCGGCTCCCTATGAAGACATCTTTGCCCTGGCCGGAGAGGAGCCGACGAAGGAGGGACGGGTCCTGACGATGCGACTCTTCGGCGGACCCGTAGCACACGACCGGCTCATGGAGATCGGATTCGCCGGCCGTCCGGCAGATCTCACGTGCCGTCCGGACCGCTGGGAGAAGGAAATTGCCCTGGCCTCCGCACTGGTTCTGAAGACGGTTGGAAATCCGCTGGAGGCGGTCCATGAAGGGATCGCGGGCCGGCGCGGCTGGGTGACCCTTTCGGCGGGGGCCGATCGTACAAACCTGTGGCAGACGACGCTCCCGGGAACCGGCCGCTGGATCCTGATCGACATCCGCGCGGCTGCCGGAGGACCTTTTCAGGACGTCGGCCTGGCGGTTGGAAGGGCCGACATGGTCCGGGCGATGGGCCGCCCGCCCTGGCTGGCCGCGC
This region includes:
- the phaC gene encoding class III poly(R)-hydroxyalkanoic acid synthase subunit PhaC, translated to MEQPKISLDLILANLAEDAEKAQERVTKASEVLLSPLHTDLATTPYDMVWQEDRVKLKHYRTDVEKSVRTPLLVVYALINRETMLDLQPDRSVVKTFMNSGLDLYMLDWGYPTRKDRYLTIDDHVNGYIDGAVDFIRERTGTEKINLMGICMGGTFCVIYSALHPEKIRNLVTTVTPSSFDTSKGLLHVWMRAIDVDKLVDTFGNLPGDVMNMGFLLLNPARLMIDKYIGFFENMDNRAFVENFVRMEKWIFDSPDVPGETFRQFIKDFYHGNLLIQSKLMVGGKRVDLKRITMPLLNFYGQYDHLVPPEACDKLTKAVGSKDTEDICLDTGHIGIYVSSKTQREFAPKIVRWLMERDGAPAAKKKPAARLAEMMAAAKPAAKEAKGKGKAGKKPAAPRTRGGSAPADRTTGRESMEAR
- a CDS encoding GAF domain-containing protein, which codes for MAAKKEGKDFFQTIKKVSRALGTTLERDKLLDLIVRSAMEAMDAKAAALFLADEKTKQYVAAAQKGLSRKYQHAGPGHVDRVPQELMKKGYLHYRDAVNDKRLENRDLKKAEGIGSILTVPVMVNDRPIGVLSLYTADIRDFSKEEIEFLTTLAEQGGMAVEHARLLETIRANIRISLELLSAINSSLDIRVILQTMTEKVALALGVKAASIRLLNDDRTELRLAASYGLSEKYINKGPIYAERSIAEALSGVPVVVKDAARDKGVQYRKEKVQEGIVSILCVPIKAREDVIGVLRLYTDAPREFSDLEILQVSVLAHHGGLAIQNASLYMMLQNDLKGMKDDAWSHRCWF
- a CDS encoding MaoC family dehydratase; the protein is MTGITIDRMKVGDAAEFAKTVSETDVYLYAGISGDFNPAHLNQAYAEKTFFKGRIAHGMLSAGFISALLGTQLPGPGTIYLRQELNFLAPVRMGDTITARVEVAELIPEKNRARLKTTCRNQDGIVVLDGEAVVMPPKAPKS